The genomic window AAGATCTCCTGGTCATAATTGCCGGAATCGACTTTGGGAACAACATAGAAGCAGCCAAACTGTCCGGTGTACATGGCCTTCTTAAGGTTGTGTCCGGCAAAAGTATGCGTGTGATACCATCGAAACCCCGCTGGCTGCGGGGTGAAGTGATAACGCTGGCGGCCCTGCGGCGGGATCATCGGCGAGCCTTCTTCCATCGCGCCATCTGCACTTGCCGGGACCCAAAGTCCATGCCAATGCACAATCTCCGGCGTATCGGTCTGGTTCTCTACATCAATCGTAATGGGTCTGCCCTCAGGCCAGCGAATCAACGGGCCCGGGACCTGGCCGTTGTAGGCAACCGTATGGATGATCTTGCCCGGAGCAATTTCTAACTGCGTAGGAGCAATCTTCAGCGCAACGTCAGCGGTCTGCTCCTCGCCCAGACAGTGCAATGCCGAGGCAGCACTCAGAGCGGCGCATCCGCGAAGAAAACTGCGTCGATTCATTGTGTACTCGCTGAGCTGCCACGTTCATGATGGCCTGACCAATCAAATCTTCTGCCGATAATGGCCTTCACAATCAGATGGTCCGTACTGGCCGTGGGCCCGATCCCAACACCAAAGTTAATTTCCCAGTTGGGAGAGACGTTCAGATCGACTGCTGGAAAGAACTGCTGCTGCTGGTCATGGAAGTTATCAAAATCCCCCAGTCTTCCATAAGAAGCATAGTATTCCAGCCCGCCCGTAATGACGCGGGTAAAGTCATAGCTGATCTTGGCGTTGGGAGAAAAACCCACCCCCTGGGAAACATCCGGCCCATGCCAGGTCCGCTCAAGGGCAGGATTCAGAGCAAAATACCAGCGCCCGATCTGCTTATCGATAATCGGCCTTATCTCCCAGGTCCAGGTATCCGGAGAAAACCGCGGTCGAACGTAACCAAATTCTGTAGAAAGGCTCACGCCCACCGGCCAGTGCCAACTGTCCGGCACGCGCACACGCGGGCGAATGTGGTCACCCACCCACTGGATTCCCTGTCCGCTTCGCTCGCTGGTAAATACATAGAAGCCAATTTCAGACCAACTGGTCAGTCCCTGTGTAATTTCAATCGTTTCATGCTCTGCATGGTTGGTCGGAAAGGTTCCGTCGGCAGCATATCGTGAGCCAGGAAGCGGCTTGGACCCATCCACCGTGAAATTGCTATGTAGCTCTACCATCGTGTTTTTAGGAGCAACGGTTTCGGAACCATAAACCTGAATCTCGTAATTGTCCTGCGCAGCCAATGGCCTGGCGATGATGGCCCAGAGGATCAACAACAGGGCCGCAGCGATCATCCTGACTTTGCACTCTGGCTTTCGGCAGAATCGTAAAAAAGGCAATTCCCCTCCCTGACAACGTGAAAGCCACGGGCGGACTGAATGGTTCCACCAGCGGCAGTTTCTTGTGCAACGCTTCGAAAATCTCGCACGAAAGACTTTGCGCCATTTACCGGCTATTCCTAATCCTACAAATTCGCCGCGCTCATCGATTCCTTCTTTTGCAAATTTTCTGAAAAGACAATCCTGGCCTTAATTTTTTTGTTAAATTCTTCTTTTCAAAGAAGTTAACAGATTTCCCCGACCTCGCACCGGTCATCAGGAAGAACAGCAAAGAAGAAGGGCGTGATCGGGATTCGACCACGCCCTGCATTTTTAGTATAGCGGTGCCGTCAAGCTTGGGGTTTCGGGGTGAGGCGGATAAACCGCTCACTGAATCGCTCCCACTCAGAAAGCAGCCATTTGGCGCGCGTGCTCCCGGTTTTTTCGGCGTGAAGGGCAATCAGGTCGCGAAGCTCCTGCTGCGCTGCTGCGTCGAGTGTGGAGCAAAGCTCAGCCAACAGGAAATCGTCGTGGTAGCGTTTTTGGCGGAGGAACTTGCCATCTTCGTCGAAGACCCAGGCCAGGCCCCCGGTCATTCCCGCACCAAAGTTGATCCCGGTGCTGCCGAGAATCACTGCGGTGCCACCAGTCATGTATTCGCAGCCGTGATCTCCTACTCCTTCAACCACTGCCAGCGCGCCCGAGTTGCGAACAGCAAAGCGCTCACCTGCGCGGCCCGCAGCGAAGAGGCGGCCGCTGGTTGCGCCATAAAGGGCGACATTCCCCAAAATCACGTGCCGTTCGCTCTCAACAGCTGCGCGGCCCTGTCCGCGAAGGATGATTTCTCCGCCGCAGAGTCCCTTGCCGACGAAATCATTGGCGACACCATCGAGCGTGAGGGTCATACCGGGAACGGCGAATGCTCCGAAGGACTGTCCAGCCACGCCTTTCAGATGAAAGACCACTGGGGCCTTTGGTTCGACGCCATGGTCCTGAAGGAGGGCAAGCTCGCCGGCAATTCTGGCTCCGAGAGTGCGGTTTTCATTCGTGATTGTGGCGTTGATCTCAAAGGGTTTCCCGTCTTTATAGGCAGCCACGGCGGGCGAGACCCATGCATCGTCGATTTCAGAGCGTTCCTGGGGGCGAAGATTCCGCTGGCCCTGCCAGCAGCGTACCGAACCGTTGACGGGAGCGGCCAGCAGCGGTTTGAGGTCGAGTCCTCCGTCGTAGCGCACCTGTTCGAGCAGGTCAGTACGGCCGATGGCGGCTTCAAGTGAGGGCAATCCAAGTTTGGCGAGCCAGAGCTGGATGTCGCGCGCGAGTTCTTCGAAGAACTTCACCAGATTTTCTGGGCGTCCGCGGAATTTGGCGCGCAGGTCTGGCCGTTGTGTAGCGATTCCGGTGGGACAGGTATTGAGGTGGCACTGGCGGGCCATGTCACAGCCGAGTGCAACAAGGACTGCGGTACCGAAAGCGTACTCGTCAGCGCCAAGCATGGCGGCGTAGAGAACATCTTTTGCCGTGCGCAGGCCGCCATCGGTACGGAGGCGGACTCGCCCACGGAGACCGTTGCGGATGAGGACCTGCTGCGATTCAGCCAGTCCAAGCTCCCAGGGATTGCCGGCGTATTTAATGCTCGATAGCGGCGAGGCTCCGGTGCCGCCGTTATGTCCGGCAATGACGATGTAGTCAGCGTAGGCCTTTGCTACCCCTGCGGCCACGGTGCCGACCCCCAGCTCAGAGACTAGTTTGACGCCGATCGCAGCATTCGGGTTGACGCGGCGCAGGTCATGGATGAGCTGGGCAAGGTCTTCAATCGAATAAATATCGTGATGGGGCGGAGGGCTGATGAGCTGGATGCCAGGCTGTGCGTGGCGCAGCCGTGCAATGAGCTCAGTGACCTTGTGACCGGGGAGCTGTCCGCCTTCGCCGGGTTTGGATCCCTGAGCAATCTTAATTTCTATCTCTTCGGCGTTCATCAGGTATTCCGCAGTGACGCCAAAGCGGGCAGAAGCAACCTGCTTGATTTTGTTGTTGAGCAGAGGTGCGGGGTAGCTCACGCCATTGAGGGTGAGTTCACCCTTAGGATTATAGACAGCGCGGTCTTCCCCGCCTTCACCCGTGTTGGAGCGGCCGCCGAGCATGTTCATGGCAGCAGTGATGGTCTGGTGTGCCTCCGGGCTGAGCGAACCGAGCGACATGGCGCTGGCAATAAATCGCTTGTAGTAATTCTGCGGAGGCTCGACCTGCTCCAGCGCAAGGGGGGAGCCAGCGGGTTTGATTTCGAGAAGGTCGCGGAGGACTGCGGGCTCTTTTTCAACCGCAATACTGGCAAAGGCGTTCCACGCTTGCCCGGGCTCGGTTGCCGTCGCGGCTGCTCCGCGTGCAGTACCGACTACGGTCTGCAGCAGACGAACGGTCTGCGGCTGCCATCCGTGAGGCTCGGATTTTTCGGCCTTGCGGAAGCGGACCCAGCCGTAGTCAGGCAGGTCTTTTACAGCAGTCGTAATGCCTTCGCCCTCGCCGGAGGCGCCCTCTTCGTTGAAACTCGCTGTCCAAAGATCGCGCACCATACTTTCCAGTGCGGTAAAACCAATGCCGCCAAGCGGCGCCGGAGTTCCAAAGAAGCACTTGTCGACGACTTCCTGGCTAAGACCAATGGAATCAAAGAGGTGTGCGCCACGATAGCTGTCCACGACAGAGATGCCCATCTTGGACATGATTTTTGCTAAGCCCAGGTCTAAGGCGTGCAGCAGGTTGGCTTCTCCCTTTTCCGGGTTGGCAGCGCGTGCAGTTTCCAGCGCCAACCACGGGCAGACTGCACCTGCTCCCATCCCGAGAAGCACGGCCCCGTGATGAAGGTCACGGCAATCGCCTGCTTCAACGGCAAGGCCGACCCGAGTGCGCTCCCCGGCACGGATGAGCGCGTGATGCACGGCGCCTGTGGCCAGGGCCATCGGAATGGGGATGGCGTTCTGGTTGCAGGTACGGTCAGTAAGCAGAAGAATGGCCGCGCCTCCGCGGACAAGATCAATGGCCTTGGCACAGAGGTCGTCCAAGGCCGAGAGTAGATTGCACGTAGGATGAAAGACGCAATCGAGGACAGCAAGAGGAAGCTCATCAGTCAGGCCATGCTGACGGCTGCGCAATGCTTCCATCTGGCCGAGCGAGAGAAAAGGCGAAGACAATGAGAGCCCGGGCAGAGGCGCTTTCTTATTGAGCAGATCTGGCCAGGGACCGAGGCGTGTGTGCAATTGCACGACGCAGGCCTCGCGCAGCGAGTCAATCGGCGGATTGGTGACCTGCGCAAAGCGTTGGCGAAAGTAGGCATAGACTGGGCGCGGCGTGCGCGCAAGCGGGGCCAGGGGTGTGTCATCGCCCATCGACCAGACGGCATCCTTGCCATCGTTGGCCATCGGCTGCAGAATCATTTTCACGTCTTCCCGCGTATATCCAAAGCCTAGCTGCAGACGCAGGAGTTCGGCGGAATCGAGGGTCGCAACTGGAGTGCCGGGGTCGAGGGTAGTCTCTTCAAGAAGATTCTCATACTGCGGCGCAGCGTTATCGAAGATTTGCAGGAGCTCTTCGTTCTCGTAGAGCCGCTGCTTTTCGATGTCAGCAACGATCATTTCACCGGGACCGAGACGTCCACTGTGAATGACGTGCTCCGGATCCAGGTCTACGAGACCGGCCTCTGAGCCGACAACGACTATGTCTTCGGTGACGAAAAAGCGGCAAGGACGCAGGCCATTGCGATCGAGTGCTGCTCCAATAAAACGCCCATCTGTAAAAGAGATGGCAGCAGGGCCGTCCCACGGTTCGAGTGCATCTTCGTTATAGGCGAAAAAGGCTGAATTGCCTTTTTCCTGTGCCGGAGGCAGCAGCAGGCGCACGGATTCAGCGATGGTCCGTCCGTTGTGCGCCAGCAGCTCCAGCATTTCATCCAGACTGGTGGAGTCTGAACCATCGGGGGTAAAGATGGGCTTCAGCTCTTCAGGCAGGGTGGCAGCGCGCGCATCCATGCGGGCGCGGTTGCCCCACACGGTATTAATCTCACCATTGTGAGCCAGCATCCGGAAGGGCTGTGCACGGTCCCAGGAAGGGGCCACGTTGGTGGCATAGCGCTGATGGAAGAGGGCAAAGGGTGTGATGAAGCGCGGGTCCTTGAGGTCCGGATAAAACTCCGGCAGCAGCCTCCCGGCACACATGCTTTTGTAGACCATGGTGGTCGAGGAGAGTGAGCAGATATATCCGGGCGCGCCGCTGCGCTCAAACTGCTTGCGAGCGAGATAGAGACGACGGTTCAGGTGCTCTTCACTATCAGCGGTAAGAAGCACGTGCCGGATGACGGGCATAGTAGAGAGGGCAATTTCTCCGAGGACTTCCGGGCGGGTAGGCACATCCCGCCATGCCAGCACGCGACAGCCCTGGGCGGCAAGGGCCTGCTCAATTTCACTGTGAGATTCGGCCACATCCTGCGGGAAGAAGACTACGCCGACGGCTAAAGGGGCTTCCGGAGCAAGCGTAATGCTACAGGATGCAAGCAGAAATTCACGCGGAATGCCGGTACAGATACCGATGCCGTCGCTCGACTTGCCATCAGCAGCGACTGCGCCGCGATGGGCGAGACGGGAAAGGGCCGTGAGCGCCTTGTCCAAAATGTCATGCGAAGGGCTGTTTTTGAGGGTGGCGATAAAGCCCACTCCGCAGGATTCATGCTCGAAGCGAGGATCCACAAGGGAAGAGACACCATTGCGTCCCGCCGGCACCGGCGAATCAGAGGATTTTATGTAGCCCATAACTAACTATACTTCGGTTTTCTTTGGCAAGCAGCAAAAAATTTAACGGAAATGCAATGAAACATCGCATAAAACGGCCTTATGCAAGTTTTGCTTATGCATCAGAGAAAAAAGATTTATCGCATGACTTGCAATCCTTTTCAGGTGTAGGGTTCTCGACGTGGGAAGGTGTGTGATAGTCTTCATGGCGGAGAAAACGATTTCCTAAACCATGACGATCTGCCAATCTCTTACTTCCTTATTTGCTTCTTTCCTGCTGATGGCCTCTTCTGTCGAACGGCCAAGGGCCATTCCGCTGACGGGCGACTTCTGGGGCACGCATGATCCTTCCATCATGCGCGAGGCAGGCACCTGGTATGTCTTTGCTACGGGGAAGGCCTCCGACGGAGGGCAATTTCAGGTCCGCTGCTCGAAAGACCTGCAAGAGTGGAAGCTATGCGGCCATGTTTTTGATCAGATTCCAGAGTGGATCCAGAAGGACAGTTCAGGCACCAAAGAGCTCTGGGCCCCGGACATCTCTTATGAAAACGGCGAATACCGGCTGTACTATGCCTATTCCCTCTTTGGAAAGAACCTCTCAGGCATCGCCCTCGCCACCAACAAGACCCTCGACCCTACGAGAAAAGACTACAAATGGATAGACCGGGGACTGGTGCTCAAATCCACAGCGGCGGATGATTTCAATGCTATCGATCCGAATTTTGTCCGCGACGCGGAAGGTCATGCATGGCTGGCCTTTGGAAGCTTTTGGAGCGGAATCAAGATGCGCCGCCTGGACGACAAGACCGGGTTGCTGTCTTCGACAGATACCAGACTGTACTCGTTGGCATCGCGTCGCAAACCGGAAAACCCGCCGGCACCCCGACCTGATCTACCGCCGGACTGGCAGGCAGTGGAAGCACCTTTCGTGGTGTATCACGGAGGTCATTATTATCTCTTCGTCTCCTGGGACCTGTGCTGCAGAGGAATCCACAGTACCTACCGGACGATGGTGGGACGTGCGGAGCGGATTACCGGTCCCTATGTAGACAAAAACGGAACGCCGATGACAGAGGGTGGAGGGACAGAGCTGCTCCATGGAAACTCGCGGTGGCTGGGACCGGGAGGGGAGTCCGTGTGGATGGGCAAAGATGGACAGGACCTGATGGTCTTCCATGCCTATGATGCTCAAAGCGGGAAGCCTGCGCTGCAGATTTCCACCATTGTCTGGCGAGATGGCTGGCCGGAGGTGACGCTGGGGCAGTGAGGGCTGCTGAACACGCGAGGAACAGACAAAATCAAAGCGCCGCAAACCGCAGCGCCGGAGGGTGAAAAGCAAACAAACGTGGATTTTACGAGGCGCGCATCAGCTCCTGCTCAGCGCGGTACCAGTCTTCTTCGTGCTTTCCATGCGTGCGTCCGCGTTCCACCCAGAGCTGGTGCGCACGCCGTGCAATTTCTTCGTGCGTAGGACGGATCGGAACCGGCTCAGAGGCAGTCTGGGTCTTTTTTCTGGCCGAAGTCTTACGCGGTTTTGAGGTTTTCTCAGCTTTCGGAGTTGGCATGGGGGCGATGTTTTCCTCCTAAAGAATGGTTTCTTTTATGATACGAAGCCTTCAGAAACGCTGAAAGCCGTTTTTCCCGAAAGGATTGACCAAAGAGGAACATCATCTGCCCCAGAACTTGCTGGCAAACTCAAGGAAAGCAGGCCAGTTGGGTAACGGTGTATGTCCGTCGCTGTGCTGTCGGAAGCCCAGGGATCCGTCCAGCAGCGCTTTGCCGATGGGCGGGAACTGATTGGTACCCAGTCCCTGCTTGCCGAGCAACTGGTAGACCGGCCCTGCGGCAACCTCGGCCAGAAACATGCCACGGGCATCAGCCCATCCATCACCCTCTGCTGATCCGGCGCCGATGAATACGGGGCGAGGAGCACACAAAGCAATCAATTCATGGGCGTCTACGGGCAAGTCCTTCACGGTGAGAGGGCCGGCATATTTGAGGAAGTTTCCCGCCATCCAGTGGTATTCGTTGGGAGCGGCGACGTTTTCGAGCGGCTCGCCAAAATTGTGCCGGAAGAGCTTGGCGCCGCCTGCTCCAGATGAACTGATGTAAGCAATGGAGAAGCGCTGGTCGTAAGCCATGGTGACCAGTGCGGCCTTGCCATAGCGGGAATGTCCGCTGATGCCGACGCGCGTGGCATCCACGGCTTTGTCGGTCTTCAGGTAATCCAGGACGCGGCCCGCCCCCCAGGCCCAGGCGCGAAGCGTACCCCAGTCATCGGGCCTGCGAGGCTGGCCTTTGTTCATGAGTCCGATGATGCCACTGGTGAGTCCGGCACCCTGATCAGCCTGATAGCTGGTCGGGATGAGGATGGCGTATCCCCAGCCTCGGGCCAGGACCTGCTCCTGCCAGGTTGGACCGGGAGGCGGTGGAGGGAGTTTGATACCGTGTTTTGCCAGTTCAGCCATGAAGACCGGATCAAATGTGAACTCGATTATGACAGGGACTCGGGCTTTTGCCTGGGCCGGAAGCGTAAGAGTGAGCGGAATGGAGACCTGGATCGCGGGATAAAAAGCATTGTCTACGTGGCCGATGAGCTTCTTTGTGACCACCGGTATGCCACCGATGCTTTCGCGTGTTGTGCTCTTTAACTCCCATGTAACTCGGGGCAGATGGGAGGGCAAGCAGCCGTAGATCTCGCGGTCAAATACTTCTACCAGTTCGGGACGGCGCTGTTTCCACCACATTCCAGCGGTGGTCACAGGCTTTCCATTGTCCAGGACCAGCGGATTGGGTAAAGGAGAAAATGGTCCGGCCTTGGATTCGTCATAGTTGGCTGCATTGGGGGCCGCGGGATTTCCACTCACACCATGCCGTAGGGAATGGATGTGCAGCAGGTCCATCATACGCTGATGGTCCTGCTCGGAAGTAAGCTGCACAGGAGCAACCGTCTGCGCGGTCCAGGCCATACCAGAGCCAACACAAAAGACCGCAACCGTCCAGCAAAGAGAATGGCGGAAAACTGACAAGCGAAACCACCTTTTTGAACCAAGATAAAGATACCGAAAAAGTACGGTGGCGGAAGGCAAAAACCAACCAGGAATGATGAGACACAAAGGGCCCTATGGTTTCGGTAGAGAAAAACAAAGGCAAGTTAATACAGAAGTGCCTGTTTCCTCCGGCTTTCAAACTGCTGGAGTGAAGCACGCCAGTCTTCGGCGATATGTTGCGGATCACTTCCCTGCCGCAGCATCTCAAAGACATGCTGGTTGGCGAGCAGGGTCTGGATGCGGTCGATCCTGTATTGTTCCGGATAAAGCTTATGCAGGGCGGCTGCAATTTCAATTCCCAGCTCCGGAGAATCGAGTACATCGCGTGAGGTCAACAGGATGCGGACTCCCTGGCAGAGCTCGTCGCCATAAGGGTAGGGCTTTTGCGGAGTAAACAGAACAGGAACAAAACGCACTCCGGGGATAAACCTGCGGTTCAGATACCGTGCCAGCGAATGGGCGTGGATCCATGGCGCGCCCAGAATCTCAAAGGGGGTATCGGTCCCGCGTCCCACGGAAATATTTGTTGTTTCAATCAGTCCCAGGGCAGGATAGAGCGTGGCCTCTTCCAGGTCCCTCAGGTTCGGTGAGGGATGGATCCATGTGAGCCCGGTGGAATCATACCAATCACCTCGCTGCCACCCCTGCATTCGGACCACAGTGAGCGGAGCGTGGAGGTCTCGTTGCTGATTGAAATAACGTGCAAGTTCGCCCATGGTCATCCCGTGCCGTACGGGCAATGGCATGTAATGGACGTAGCTTTCGTCTCCTTCATCTGACAAAGGCCCCTGAACGAATGCTCCATTGATAGGATTGGGCCGATCGAGAACAACGATGTCTGTTCCGGTTTTACCGGCGACCTCAAGAAAATAGGCCATGGCCGTCTCATAGGTGTAAAACCGCACTCCAGCATCTTGTAAATCAATGATGACAGCATCCAAATCACGCATCATTTCGGGCGAAGGACGCCGCTGCGCCTCCGTTGCACCATAAAGGCTCACTACGTGAATTCCGGTCTGCGGATCGATAGAGTTGCCGATGCTGGTCGTGTCCTGCCGGCCCTGAATGCCATGTTCTGGACTGAAGATGGTCTTCAGTTCGATCCCGGGGGCGTGCGCCAGAACATCGATGGTCCGCCGACCGTCCGCGTCCACGCCGGTCTGGTTAGTGAGCAAGCCGATCCGGAGGCGCCCGCCATGTTTGCTGGCCAACTCGCGCAACTGGGCAAAGCGGGTGGATTCGAGGACGTCGATGCCTGTCCTGACTTCAGCGTTGCGGGCTATCCAGCGACGCATCCCACTCAGCGATTCGTTATAACCGGTCAGTGTCGCCGAAAGCCTTCCCTGGTCTGGAGCAACGCCCAGCGCAATCGCGACGGCATCAGCAATCCTGCTGCGCAGTGCAGTAATGCCGGTAGGACCATTGGGGTGCACGGCATTCGCGAGAAGGATGACATAAGTATCAGAGATCGGGTCAATCCAGAGCGAGGTCCCTGTGAATCCGGTATGACCGAAGGAACCGACCGGAAAAATGGTGCCGCGATTGCTGGAGAAGGGCGATTCAATGTCCCAGCCGAAGCCACGGAGTGCCGTACCGGTCGCAGGCTGCTCAGGCGTGACCATTTTCATCAGGGCCGCGCGTGACACCGGAAAGCGGCTGGGCCTTCCTGCAAGCTTATCCAGTAAAGCCTGTGCGTAGAGCGCGACATCGTCCGCAGTGCTGAAAAGGCCGGCATGACCAGCAACGCCTCCCATACGGCGGGCTGTGGGATCATGCACGATGCCGCGCAACATCACTCCATACTCATATTGCGTAGGGGCAATCTGTGGTCTCCATGCCGCAGGAGGAAGATAGCGGGTATGCTTCAGTCCAAGGGGCCGAATGATGTTGCTGAGCACGTACTGGTCTTCGGTCATGCCGGAGAGCTTTTCCACCAGAGCGCCCAGCACAATGAAGTTGATGTCACTATACAAAAAGCGCACACCGGCCGGGTAATCCGGCTGGACAGCAAAGGCACGTCGAAAGGCCTCGGCCTTCCCTTCCCACGGAGTGGAGAGGGAAAGATCGGGTGGCAATCCGGAGTAGTGGGTCAGCAACTGGCGTATTGTGATCTCTGCTTTGCCATTTGCAGCAAATTCCGGAAGGTACCTGGCGACGGGATCATCAAAGCGCAGCTTGCCTTGATCAAAAAGCTGCATGATGGCGGTTGCGGTCATGAGCGGCTTGGTAAGTGAAGCCATGTCGAAGACGGTATCCGGAGTCATTGGCTCGCGGGTGGGTTCGAGTGAACGTGCACCGTAAGCCTTACGGAAGACCACATGGCCGCCATGTCCGACCTCGACGACAGCGCCAGGGAGACGATGCTCGGCAATGGCCTGCTGAACGAGTGCGTCGATAGCCGAAAAACTTTCTGACTGCTGGGCAAAGGCGCTGGCACAACTGAGACACAACAGAACGAGCCAGAGCTTTACGAGTGCGCGCATTTAGATCCTGCTCCTTGCTGCTTGGTTTCCACCGCCCCGACTGAAGAAGTATCCGAGAACGAACGTAACTGTAGAACCAATCAGTACATACCAGGTCCACGCAATTTTGGGCAGAACAAACCCGTACACAGAAAGAGGCCCGCTTTGCCTCCACAACATGACATTCACGACGCAGCCAGCAATCAGGCCAATCATGGCGCCGGTTTCTGTGGCCCGTCGGGTAACAGTCCCCAGCAGGAAGACGCCAAGCATTCCACCATACAAAACCGATGCGATGGAGAGACCAATCTCCAGCACGTGGCCTCCGCTACGGGAAAGAATGGCCAGAAACAGAAGTACGGCCGCCCACCCGAATGTCATCCAGCGTGAGATTTTCGTCTTCTGCTCTTCACCTTGCTGCTGATGACGAGGGAGATAGAAATCGACCATGGAGGTAGAGGCCAGCGAATTGAGCGCAGCGCTGAGGTTGGACATGGCCGCGGCAAGGATGGCGGCAATCATAAGACCGGCAATCCCAACCGGCATCTGATGCACAATGTAGAGCGGAAATATGCGGTCAGGGCTGGCCGCATGCGGCGGTCCTCCTGCGATGCGGTAGTAGACAAACAGACCGGCCCCGATCAAAAGAAAGAGCGAGAACTGGATGAAGATGACCAGACCGCTGGACAGGAGGGCCAGCCGCGATTCGCGCAGATTTTTTGCAGCGAGCAGCCGTTGCACCATTAACTGGTCAGTGCCGTGACTTGCCATAGTCAGGAAACATCCGCCAAGCAGGCCGGCCCAGAAAGTATAGGTTTCTGTAACGGACACCGCGAAGTGAAAGACAGTGAATTTGTGCGCGGACGAGGCCACTGCAATCAATGAATGCAGACCGCCGGGAATGTGATGCGTTATGCTCCAAAGACTCACAAGCGTGCCCAGGACGTAAAGACACATCTGCAGGACATCGGTCCAGATGACGGCCTTCATTCCGCCCTCAAA from Pseudacidobacterium ailaaui includes these protein-coding regions:
- a CDS encoding exo-beta-N-acetylmuramidase NamZ domain-containing protein — protein: MRALVKLWLVLLCLSCASAFAQQSESFSAIDALVQQAIAEHRLPGAVVEVGHGGHVVFRKAYGARSLEPTREPMTPDTVFDMASLTKPLMTATAIMQLFDQGKLRFDDPVARYLPEFAANGKAEITIRQLLTHYSGLPPDLSLSTPWEGKAEAFRRAFAVQPDYPAGVRFLYSDINFIVLGALVEKLSGMTEDQYVLSNIIRPLGLKHTRYLPPAAWRPQIAPTQYEYGVMLRGIVHDPTARRMGGVAGHAGLFSTADDVALYAQALLDKLAGRPSRFPVSRAALMKMVTPEQPATGTALRGFGWDIESPFSSNRGTIFPVGSFGHTGFTGTSLWIDPISDTYVILLANAVHPNGPTGITALRSRIADAVAIALGVAPDQGRLSATLTGYNESLSGMRRWIARNAEVRTGIDVLESTRFAQLRELASKHGGRLRIGLLTNQTGVDADGRRTIDVLAHAPGIELKTIFSPEHGIQGRQDTTSIGNSIDPQTGIHVVSLYGATEAQRRPSPEMMRDLDAVIIDLQDAGVRFYTYETAMAYFLEVAGKTGTDIVVLDRPNPINGAFVQGPLSDEGDESYVHYMPLPVRHGMTMGELARYFNQQRDLHAPLTVVRMQGWQRGDWYDSTGLTWIHPSPNLRDLEEATLYPALGLIETTNISVGRGTDTPFEILGAPWIHAHSLARYLNRRFIPGVRFVPVLFTPQKPYPYGDELCQGVRILLTSRDVLDSPELGIEIAAALHKLYPEQYRIDRIQTLLANQHVFEMLRQGSDPQHIAEDWRASLQQFESRRKQALLY
- a CDS encoding sodium:solute symporter codes for the protein MHIPLRTPDLIIVVLYLLGITWFGLRFRSRGERSIRSYFLADRNIPWWAIALSIVAAETSTLTIISVPGIAYTTDFGFLQLVMGYLLGRGVICVLFLPRYFRGELMTAYQIIGERFGSRLHRTTAFLFLLMRAAAEGVRVFAVAIVVGVAFGTGDIASIMILSLLTLLYTFEGGMKAVIWTDVLQMCLYVLGTLVSLWSITHHIPGGLHSLIAVASSAHKFTVFHFAVSVTETYTFWAGLLGGCFLTMASHGTDQLMVQRLLAAKNLRESRLALLSSGLVIFIQFSLFLLIGAGLFVYYRIAGGPPHAASPDRIFPLYIVHQMPVGIAGLMIAAILAAAMSNLSAALNSLASTSMVDFYLPRHQQQGEEQKTKISRWMTFGWAAVLLFLAILSRSGGHVLEIGLSIASVLYGGMLGVFLLGTVTRRATETGAMIGLIAGCVVNVMLWRQSGPLSVYGFVLPKIAWTWYVLIGSTVTFVLGYFFSRGGGNQAARSRI